Proteins found in one bacterium genomic segment:
- a CDS encoding AsmA family protein: protein MARSSLRLRWSLIGGTVLIFAVVAVAATPFLIPVYRYRPLLEQFIRTSLGREVQIGDLKLYLLPTIHLRVANVRLKNPPGFPSGNAILVKSIDLGVAARALLSRRLDVTYITLSGVRAEVLTDPVGRSNFDLPTPPRGAPVSKSAADAGRAPLVALNHIGVVTGRDVGIALANVDPRHGQAPPYLALTGLNAKVRSMDLTSSNWAAKVQVAIDLRGARLATSTLTKPVQFQTGELLLKNGGGRGAFAASLDTMRLKGTASIASFVPFSGAFALATPRLDVDRLERVLAGGGGGRSDVNAPPVRPRLVARVEVTADRLVASPVEATGARGVLSFYTTSMRLDSVALTAYGGLVRGGAALNYASADLPAKGMVHARGVNLAEIVRVFNPGKTQVAGRLDADFSFATALGRDPKAALAGSGTFLVHGLVVPPLEANEAHGAVRVRANRIQLTSYTLSAYSGTIRGTGGLDYSARALPVAGTATVRGVNLERLVTSVAPGAKKVTGTLSADLAVATALGGDPQAALTGAGTFALHDGSFPGLDLKHNLAQIARVFQLGVPTGDTRFSYFGGDVRFAQQRVYSNALRLTGEGLEGTGRGSFGFNRSLDYTGSGVLALKPAGGAPAMGVLPSAGEMVGRVLPGAAGSTGTRVPFSIRGTFDDPKFALAGMPEFIRAQGAQPQQTQQTQLPQLPPALQDLFKVSP from the coding sequence ATGGCTAGATCCTCGCTCAGACTGCGGTGGTCGCTCATCGGGGGCACGGTTCTGATATTTGCGGTGGTGGCCGTGGCGGCGACACCATTTCTGATTCCGGTTTACCGATACCGGCCGCTGCTTGAGCAGTTTATCCGAACCAGCCTGGGCCGTGAGGTCCAAATCGGCGACCTGAAACTCTACCTCCTGCCGACGATCCACCTTCGTGTCGCGAATGTCCGCCTGAAGAACCCCCCGGGATTCCCCTCGGGGAACGCGATTCTCGTGAAATCGATCGATCTCGGCGTCGCCGCTCGCGCTTTGCTCTCTCGCCGGCTCGACGTCACCTATATCACCCTCAGCGGCGTCAGGGCCGAGGTCCTGACCGATCCCGTCGGGCGGTCAAACTTCGACCTCCCGACGCCCCCGCGAGGCGCACCAGTGTCCAAGTCCGCTGCGGACGCAGGGCGCGCTCCTCTGGTTGCCCTGAATCACATCGGGGTTGTGACGGGAAGAGACGTTGGGATCGCTCTTGCCAACGTGGATCCGCGTCACGGGCAGGCCCCCCCATATCTCGCATTGACTGGCCTCAACGCCAAGGTTCGATCCATGGACCTGACTTCATCGAATTGGGCGGCGAAGGTCCAGGTCGCCATCGACCTTCGGGGTGCACGGCTCGCCACCTCGACGCTGACCAAGCCCGTCCAATTCCAAACCGGCGAACTCTTGCTGAAGAACGGCGGTGGACGGGGTGCGTTTGCAGCATCGCTGGACACGATGCGGTTGAAGGGGACAGCTTCGATCGCCAGCTTTGTCCCATTCTCCGGCGCATTTGCCCTCGCCACCCCGCGGCTCGACGTCGATCGATTGGAGCGCGTCCTGGCCGGTGGCGGCGGAGGTAGGTCAGATGTGAACGCGCCCCCGGTGCGGCCGCGGTTGGTGGCCCGCGTAGAGGTGACGGCGGATAGGCTCGTAGCTTCCCCGGTCGAGGCGACCGGGGCGCGGGGTGTGTTGAGCTTCTACACAACCTCTATGCGACTGGATTCGGTCGCGCTCACCGCCTACGGCGGTTTGGTGCGGGGCGGGGCGGCGCTGAACTACGCCTCGGCCGACCTCCCCGCGAAGGGGATGGTGCACGCGCGCGGGGTGAACTTGGCGGAGATTGTGCGCGTGTTCAACCCTGGGAAAACGCAGGTCGCCGGGAGGCTGGATGCCGACTTCTCGTTTGCGACCGCCTTGGGCCGAGACCCTAAAGCAGCGCTGGCGGGCAGCGGAACCTTCCTCGTGCACGGGTTGGTAGTTCCCCCGCTCGAGGCGAATGAGGCGCACGGTGCGGTGCGCGTGCGGGCGAACCGGATTCAGCTGACCTCGTATACGCTCTCGGCATACAGCGGCACCATCCGGGGCACCGGCGGGTTGGACTACTCCGCGCGGGCTCTTCCCGTCGCCGGAACCGCGACGGTGCGTGGGGTCAACTTGGAACGCCTGGTGACCTCGGTTGCCCCCGGGGCGAAGAAGGTCACGGGAACACTGAGTGCCGATCTCGCAGTTGCGACCGCGCTGGGAGGAGACCCGCAGGCGGCCTTGACGGGTGCGGGAACTTTTGCGCTGCACGACGGTTCCTTTCCGGGACTGGACCTCAAGCACAACCTGGCGCAGATCGCGAGGGTCTTCCAACTCGGCGTCCCTACGGGCGACACTCGGTTCAGTTACTTTGGAGGGGATGTTCGGTTCGCCCAACAGCGCGTCTATAGCAATGCCCTCCGGTTAACCGGCGAGGGCTTGGAAGGTACCGGCCGGGGCAGCTTTGGCTTCAATAGATCACTCGATTATACGGGGAGCGGTGTATTGGCCCTGAAGCCGGCCGGGGGGGCGCCGGCCATGGGGGTACTGCCGTCGGCGGGGGAGATGGTGGGCCGAGTGCTGCCGGGAGCGGCGGGTTCAACCGGGACCCGGGTGCCGTTCTCGATCCGCGGAACCTTCGACGATCCCAAATTCGCGCTGGCCGGCATGCCGGAGTTCATTCGAGCCCAGGGGGCTCAGCCACAACAAACTCAGCAGACCCAACTCCCTCAGCTGCCGCCCGCATTGCAAGACCTGTTTAAGGTTTCCCCTTAG
- the typA gene encoding translational GTPase TypA, whose translation MIRAIRNIAIIAHVDHGKTTLVDAMLWQSGAFRANEIMVDRVMDSNELERERGITILAKNTAIIYADTKINIVDTPGHSDFGGEVERALKMVDGVMLLVDASEGPLPQTRYVLSKALEGGLPPIVVINKIDRPDARPQQVLNEIYDLFIDLDAQEGQLDFPVLYTNAKLGTASTDPAQAGKDLRPLFEAIVSTIPAPGGTAGAPLQVLVANLDYSDYLGRIAIARVFNGTLKTGEDVSIAKIDGSAPKTRITKLFSFNGLKRVEITSTDLGDIIAVAGVEGIAIGDTITEADVPAPLPRIAIDEPTIAMQFTVNTSPFAGREGTYVTSRNLRERLEKETLTNVSMRVEEMDSTDSFKVMGRGELQLAILIEMMRREGYELMVGKPQIVTKMLAGKLMEPIERVTIDVPETFVGVVVEKLGARKGLMTNIHNHGFGRARLEFRLPSRALIGLRGELLTDTRGTIVMNSLFDGYTEWMGEIPRRPTGALVADRPGVTTSYALYNLQERGELFAGPGIDVYEGMIIGENARDNDLDVNIVREKKLTNMRASTADDAIRLVPFRALNLEQAIEFIADDEFVEVTPRSLRLRKKTLQSNRRPRKGAVPAAGSRLSEQ comes from the coding sequence GTGATCAGGGCGATTCGTAACATTGCGATCATCGCGCACGTCGACCATGGGAAAACGACATTGGTCGACGCCATGCTGTGGCAGAGTGGCGCGTTTCGTGCCAATGAAATCATGGTGGACCGGGTGATGGACTCCAACGAGCTGGAGCGCGAGCGCGGCATCACGATCCTGGCCAAGAACACCGCCATCATCTATGCCGACACCAAAATCAACATCGTGGATACCCCCGGTCACAGCGACTTTGGCGGGGAGGTCGAACGTGCCCTGAAGATGGTGGATGGGGTGATGCTGCTGGTGGACGCGAGCGAAGGACCCCTCCCCCAAACCCGCTACGTGCTGAGCAAGGCCCTGGAGGGCGGCCTGCCGCCAATCGTGGTTATCAACAAAATTGACCGGCCCGATGCGCGCCCGCAACAAGTGTTGAACGAAATCTACGACCTGTTCATCGACCTGGACGCCCAGGAAGGGCAACTCGATTTCCCAGTCCTCTACACCAACGCGAAGCTGGGCACCGCTTCGACCGATCCGGCGCAGGCGGGGAAGGATCTGCGTCCCCTGTTTGAGGCGATCGTCTCCACCATCCCCGCGCCCGGCGGAACGGCCGGGGCCCCGCTACAGGTGTTGGTCGCCAACCTCGACTACAGCGATTACCTCGGCCGCATCGCGATCGCGCGGGTCTTCAACGGCACGCTGAAGACGGGCGAAGACGTGAGCATTGCGAAGATTGATGGCTCGGCGCCCAAAACGCGCATCACCAAACTGTTTTCGTTCAACGGGCTAAAACGGGTAGAGATTACCTCGACCGATCTTGGCGACATCATCGCGGTCGCCGGCGTTGAAGGCATTGCCATCGGCGACACCATTACCGAGGCCGATGTGCCCGCTCCCCTGCCCCGCATTGCGATTGATGAACCGACCATCGCGATGCAGTTCACCGTGAACACTTCGCCTTTTGCCGGCAGAGAGGGGACGTACGTCACCTCACGCAACCTGCGCGAGCGCTTGGAGAAAGAGACGCTGACGAATGTCTCCATGCGGGTGGAGGAAATGGACAGTACCGATTCCTTCAAGGTCATGGGGAGAGGAGAGCTCCAGCTCGCCATCCTCATCGAGATGATGCGGAGAGAGGGATACGAGCTGATGGTCGGCAAGCCGCAAATTGTGACCAAGATGCTCGCCGGCAAGCTGATGGAACCTATTGAGCGGGTGACGATCGACGTGCCCGAGACCTTTGTCGGGGTGGTGGTGGAGAAACTCGGCGCTCGCAAGGGACTGATGACCAACATACACAACCACGGGTTTGGGCGCGCGCGCTTGGAGTTCCGACTTCCCAGTCGCGCCCTCATCGGCTTGCGAGGCGAGTTGCTTACCGACACACGCGGCACCATTGTCATGAATTCGCTTTTCGATGGTTACACCGAGTGGATGGGAGAGATCCCGCGTCGCCCCACGGGTGCGCTCGTCGCCGATCGGCCGGGGGTGACGACGTCCTACGCCCTCTACAATCTACAGGAGCGCGGCGAACTCTTCGCCGGCCCAGGGATCGACGTGTACGAAGGAATGATCATCGGCGAGAACGCACGAGACAATGATCTCGACGTCAACATCGTGCGGGAGAAGAAACTCACCAACATGCGGGCATCCACCGCCGACGACGCCATCCGACTCGTCCCATTCCGGGCCTTGAATCTGGAGCAAGCGATTGAATTTATTGCGGACGATGAGTTTGTGGAGGTCACGCCCAGATCACTGCGTCTGCGGAAGAAAACCCTGCAGTCAAACCGCCGCCCGCGGAAAGGTGCGGTCCCGGCTGCGGGATCACGCCTTTCCGAGCAATGA
- a CDS encoding amidohydrolase family protein → MTRMILRGASVFDGTGRPPERRTVVVEGDRITEVASDGSADGGADARTIDLSGCTLLPGLIDLHVHLGWGPRTFAPSVATIAFRAARNLRATQAVGITTVRDVGTLGGVAAAARDAVGRGDIPGSRVVPCGQILCMTGGHGSEPPALPGMAREVDGPDDCRRAVREQVKAGADCIKVTTNGPLNVVELTQAELDAIVDEAHRLGRRVACHASILGSSQMAVQAGVDTMEHGSDLDERTARQMADRGMTLVPTLLVSKRIMDRWDEYKTIPMFRSIPVRAKRAVESFQIALAAGVPMGAGTDLFFGLGRFESLPEEIEYMVECGMRPSAALAAATSGGAAALGTDHETGTIASGKVADLLAVKGDPTRDIAALHQVAIVMQGGEVVRDAAP, encoded by the coding sequence ATGACCCGGATGATTCTGCGCGGCGCGAGCGTCTTCGACGGCACCGGCCGGCCGCCCGAGCGCCGAACGGTCGTTGTCGAAGGCGACCGTATCACCGAGGTGGCGAGCGATGGGTCCGCAGACGGGGGTGCCGACGCGCGGACGATTGATCTCAGCGGGTGCACGCTGCTCCCCGGCCTGATCGATCTTCACGTCCACTTGGGGTGGGGTCCGCGGACGTTCGCCCCGAGTGTCGCGACGATTGCGTTCCGGGCAGCCCGCAACCTCCGCGCCACACAAGCCGTGGGGATCACGACGGTTCGCGACGTCGGCACTCTGGGCGGCGTCGCCGCGGCCGCGCGCGATGCGGTGGGACGTGGTGACATTCCGGGCTCCCGCGTGGTGCCGTGCGGGCAGATCCTTTGCATGACCGGCGGCCACGGGTCGGAGCCGCCGGCCCTTCCCGGAATGGCGCGCGAGGTGGACGGTCCGGATGACTGCCGGCGCGCCGTCCGCGAGCAGGTGAAAGCGGGGGCGGATTGCATCAAGGTCACAACGAACGGGCCTTTGAACGTCGTGGAGCTCACGCAGGCCGAACTTGACGCCATCGTCGACGAGGCACACCGACTGGGCCGGCGGGTCGCGTGCCACGCGTCAATCCTTGGGTCCAGCCAAATGGCCGTGCAGGCGGGTGTGGACACGATGGAGCACGGGTCCGATCTCGACGAGCGGACCGCGCGCCAGATGGCTGATCGGGGGATGACGCTTGTCCCAACGCTGCTCGTCTCGAAGCGGATCATGGATCGGTGGGACGAGTACAAGACCATCCCGATGTTCCGCTCGATTCCCGTGCGTGCGAAACGCGCCGTCGAAAGCTTCCAGATCGCCCTCGCGGCCGGGGTCCCGATGGGCGCCGGTACGGATCTCTTCTTCGGGCTCGGCCGATTTGAGTCGCTGCCCGAGGAAATCGAGTACATGGTGGAGTGCGGCATGCGCCCGAGCGCGGCGCTGGCGGCCGCGACATCCGGCGGGGCGGCCGCGCTGGGGACAGACCACGAGACCGGCACGATCGCCTCCGGCAAGGTTGCGGACCTGCTTGCGGTCAAGGGAGACCCCACCCGCGATATCGCGGCGCTGCACCAGGTCGCCATCGTGATGCAGGGGGGCGAGGTCGTGCGCGACGCGGCACCGTAG
- a CDS encoding ABC transporter permease — MARQSFRPTAGPGRSGTGHRGRRGARHRFIRNPRAIAGCAIMALFFTIALAAPRLAPFRPDVPHVLAILRAPAWPYLLGTDNLGRDVLSRIIVASRISLAIGLLSMLISVVIGILVGASAGYFGGLADAVLMRLTDVVLAIPIFFLAVAFLALFGPSVPGLILIIGVTAWPPTARLVRGEFLSLRGRDFVAAARATGASSGRIIARHLLPNVVPVIVISATLRVGLAILTEAGLSFLGLGVQPPQPSWGNIIADGREYLATAWWVSLFPGLCVLLGVMAFNLVGDGLRDAFDPRLQI; from the coding sequence ATGGCTAGACAGTCCTTTCGCCCCACCGCCGGTCCCGGGCGATCCGGCACCGGACATCGGGGACGGCGCGGCGCGCGACACCGGTTCATTCGCAACCCGCGGGCGATCGCGGGCTGCGCGATCATGGCGTTGTTCTTTACGATCGCGCTCGCCGCGCCGCGCCTCGCGCCGTTCCGGCCGGACGTGCCGCACGTCCTGGCGATCCTGCGCGCGCCCGCGTGGCCGTACCTGCTCGGTACGGACAACCTGGGGCGCGACGTGCTCAGCCGGATCATCGTCGCCTCGCGCATCTCGCTGGCGATCGGACTCCTCTCGATGCTCATCTCCGTGGTGATCGGCATTCTTGTCGGCGCTTCGGCGGGGTATTTCGGCGGTTTGGCCGATGCCGTACTGATGCGCCTGACCGATGTCGTGTTGGCGATCCCGATATTCTTCCTCGCGGTCGCGTTCCTGGCGTTGTTCGGCCCCAGCGTACCCGGTCTCATCTTGATTATCGGGGTCACCGCGTGGCCCCCGACGGCCCGGCTGGTGCGGGGGGAGTTTCTGTCGCTGCGCGGCCGGGACTTCGTCGCGGCCGCCCGGGCGACCGGCGCGTCGAGCGGCCGGATCATCGCGCGCCATCTCCTACCGAACGTCGTGCCCGTGATCGTGATCTCGGCCACCCTGCGCGTCGGCCTGGCGATCCTGACGGAGGCGGGTTTGAGCTTCCTGGGCCTCGGGGTGCAGCCGCCCCAGCCGAGTTGGGGGAACATCATCGCCGACGGGCGAGAGTATCTCGCCACCGCCTGGTGGGTGTCGCTATTCCCAGGGTTGTGTGTGCTCTTGGGTGTGATGGCATTTAATCTGGTCGGCGACGGTCTCCGCGACGCTTTTGATCCCAGACTGCAGATTTGA
- a CDS encoding ABC transporter permease, whose product MSGYIARRVLTLIPLLFGITAITFALLVLAPGDPVDFLVSPEQRGFTDVAQLRHQLGLDRPLPVQYVSMMADLMTGKLRSFSDRRPTTQRVIDALPTTLILTATSLALTIALASPIAVVSALRPYSSVDHVATLFSLLGISLPTFWFALVLIFVLTGKLGALPASGLRPVGVAGYNPVVIFPYLVMPTIVQALSILPVLVRYARSSLLDALDQDYVRVARSKGLAEQAVFLRHVARNSLTPMLTIVALLLPFLLSGSVVVETIFALPGIGRLAVNAALARDYPTVLTTTTVAGVLVALSNLGADLGYFYLDPRIRDG is encoded by the coding sequence GTGAGTGGTTACATCGCACGGCGGGTGCTCACCCTCATCCCGCTACTGTTTGGGATCACCGCGATCACCTTCGCACTCTTGGTGCTGGCGCCGGGGGATCCCGTCGACTTTCTAGTCTCACCGGAGCAGCGCGGGTTCACCGACGTCGCACAGCTGCGCCACCAGCTCGGGCTCGACCGGCCGCTCCCGGTGCAGTACGTTTCGATGATGGCGGATCTCATGACCGGAAAGCTTCGGAGCTTCAGCGACCGGCGTCCCACGACCCAACGCGTGATCGACGCTCTGCCGACGACCCTCATCCTCACCGCGACGTCGCTTGCCCTGACCATCGCGCTGGCGTCGCCGATCGCGGTCGTTTCGGCGCTGCGGCCCTACAGTAGCGTCGACCACGTCGCGACGCTGTTTTCGCTGCTGGGCATTTCGCTCCCGACGTTCTGGTTCGCACTTGTGCTGATCTTCGTCCTTACCGGAAAACTGGGCGCGTTGCCGGCGAGCGGGCTCCGCCCCGTGGGGGTTGCCGGATACAACCCTGTCGTGATCTTCCCCTACCTCGTGATGCCGACGATCGTGCAGGCGCTGAGCATCCTCCCCGTGCTCGTGCGATATGCTCGATCGTCGTTGCTCGACGCACTCGACCAGGACTACGTGCGCGTCGCGCGCAGCAAAGGGCTGGCGGAACAGGCCGTCTTCCTCCGGCACGTTGCCCGGAACTCGCTGACGCCGATGCTCACCATCGTCGCATTGCTGCTGCCCTTTCTGCTGAGCGGCTCGGTGGTCGTCGAAACGATTTTCGCCCTACCCGGCATCGGCCGGCTGGCGGTGAACGCCGCGCTGGCGCGCGACTACCCGACGGTGCTGACCACGACGACCGTCGCCGGCGTGCTGGTGGCGCTGAGCAACCTCGGCGCCGACCTCGGCTATTTCTATCTCGACCCCCGGATCCGCGATGGCTAG